CCAGGCCGCTCATCCCCGGCATGTTCAGGTCCAGCAGCATGACCCCGAAGCGCTCGCCCCGCTTGAGCGAGTCGAGCGCCTCCTGTCCGTCCGCCGCCTCGGTCGTTTCGTAGCCGAGGTCCTCCAGGCTCACCCGGAGGAACTCCCTCCAGTCCGCGTCGTCGTCCACGACCAGGACCTTCCGAGCCCCATCATCCAGCGCGAGTCTCCCCAAGCATCCTCCTGACCTGGGGAGAACCTTCCGGGGCCCCGCTGGCATTCGCGGGACATGGACTCAGGGGCAGTCTCCAGCAGGCAGCCGGGCAGGCCCTAGAACAGCGCCATGCCCAGCTGGCCCACCAGGTACTGGAGGGCGGGCCTGACGTTGTGGACCGCCGTGCGCGGCTTCGCCGGCTCCGACGCCTGGCACCACGCAGGATCGCCCACCAGCCGCCCGGCCATGTGGCTGAAGACGCGGAAGCGGCCCAGGTCCGTGCTGCTGCCCGAGTTGTAGACGCGCAAGCCGCGCTCGCCCGGGGTGCCCAGGTCCGCCTCGCTGGGGATGTGCCGGTGGCCATGCAGCACCAGGTCGGCCCGGCCACCCACGCGCTCCAGCAGTCGGCTTCCCAACGCGAGCTCCGACGCGTGGGGCAGTCCGAACTTCGTGGCGATCCACTCCGGGAAGCTCTCCAGCGGCAGCGGCATCACGTGGTGGTGCAGCAGCACCGCGACCAGCGCGTCCTTCGGCGCCTGCGCCAGCGCGCGGTCCACTTCGTCCACGACGCCTTCCGTCAGTTCGCCGTGGCTGTGGAAATAGTTGCGGTTGTGCTCACCGGTGGAGTCCACGCAGACCAGGAAGAGGCCCGCCTTCTCCACGGTGTGGACCTTGCGACCCTCCATGAAGCCGCTGCCCACATCCTCGCCGGGCCGGTCATGGTTGCCGGGGATGAAGGTGAGGCGTCCGGTCTCCATCCAGGGCGCGAAGTGTTCACGGAAGCGCTGGAACTCGGCGTGGGATCCGCGGTGCGTGAGGTCTCCCGTCACCACCACGTGATCCACCTCCTGCGCCGCCAGGGCCTTCACCAAGGACGACGCCGACGCGTCGCTCTCGCGGCTCATGTCCAGGTGAAGATCCGAAAGATGCGCCAGCTTCAGGGAGGGCATGCTGAAGGAGATAGGCATCGGTTCTTCGAGCGGCGAGGGTTGCTGTACGAAGGTTCGTCAAAAGTTGGGCCAACGTCGTTCACCCCACCCCGTTGCTGGGGATCCACTCCGTCGCGGGAGTGCCACAGGCGCGCATCGGCACCAGGCGCGTGCCTGACACCACGCGCAACCGCGTACCGCGCCAGTCCACCGTGCGCCGGAACGCTCCGTGCCACCATGCGGCGAAGAGCAGCGCGTCCTTCACCAGCACCGCGGGCGCGGCGCGCCAGGACACCGGCTGGGGCCGCAGCGAGCGGAACACCGCCACGTCCACCCAGACCTTGCCCAGCGCCACCGCCAGCGCCGCCAGGCCCGTGAGCGCGGACGGGTGGATCAACGCGCCCAGCACCGCGAGCGGAACCGGGTTGAGGAGCGCCTGCGCCGCGTACGTCGAGGGCGATACCGCTGTGCGGTGAATGACGCTCCAGCGCAGGTAGCGCTGGAAGAACGCGTCCACGCTCTTGCGCAGGGACACGTTGAAGACAGGGGCGTGCGCCAGCACCACGCGCTTGCCCAGCTTGCGCGTCACCCACTGGCCGATGACGTAGTCCTCCGCCAGCACGTCCTTCACGGAGAAGAAGCCGCCCAGCGCCTCCACGTCCTCGCGGCGCAGCGCCATGGACTTGCCCACCACGATGTCCCGGTCCGCCACGTGCTTCGCGGCGATCATCCCCGCCGCCGCGCTGGAGGACAGGTGCAGGTTGTCCAGCAGCGAACCGAAGCTCCGCTCACCCAGTCCCGCCACCGGGTGCGTGACGCAGCCCACCGTGGGGTCCTCGAAGGCCGCGGCGATCTCCTCCAGGTAGTGGTCGCCCACGCGGGTGTTGCTGTCGCTCACCACCCACAGGTCGAACCGGGCCTCGGACGACAGCGTCACCAACTGGTTCACCTTGGGGTTGAGGCCGGGCTCGCCCTCCTGAAGCACCACGCGCATGACGTGGGGCCACCTCGCCTGCGCCGCCCGCGCCACGGCGTAGGCCGGGTCGCGCGCGTCCTTCACGCCCAGCAGCACCTCGTAGTGGGGGTAGGGGAGCTGGGCGAACCGGGCGAGGTTCGCCTCCAGGTCGTCATCCACGCCGCACAGCGGCTTGAGGATGGACAGGCCGGGCTGGTGCGTGGGGGCCTGGGGGACGGTGCGGCGGTGGCGGCGCACGAACAGCGCCTGGAGGAGGAGGGCGAACAGGCCCACTGCGGACGCGGCCAGGAGGAGGCTGGAGGCGATGAGCATGTCGCCACCCTAGAAGCCTCACAAGGCGGGACCGGGGCGGCGGGGCGGCGGGACGGCCAACTCGCCGTGACACCCCGGTGAAGCCGCCTACTCCAGGTCGCGGCTGCGCGGGTGGCGCACGTCCTTGCCGCGCACCATGTAGATGACCATCTCCGCCACGTTGAGCGCGTGGTCGCCAATGCGCTCCAGGTGCTTCGCGATGAACATCAACGCCGTGGCCCGGCGGATGTTGCGCGAGTCCTCCATCATGTAGGCCAGCAGCTCGTTGAAGATTTTCAGGAAGAGGGCATCCAGCAGGTCGTCCCCCTTGAGGACGTCCTCCGCCTTGGCCGCGTCCCCGGACACGAACGCGTCCAGGGCCTTCTTCACCTGCTGCTGCGCCAATTCCGCCAGCTTCGGCGTGTCCACGTACGGCGCCAGCGGCGGCACCTGGTTCAGGTCCATGGCGCGCTCGGCGATGTTCACCGCCAGGTCGCCAATGCGCTCCAGGTCGGTGACGATCTTCAGCGCGGTGGTGATGAGGCGCAGGTCGGACGCGGCCGGCTGGCGCAGCGCGAGGATGCGGCGGCACAGGTCGTCGATGTCGACCTCCAGCCGGTTCACCTCGCGGTCGGCGCCCACCACCTGCTCCGCCAGCGCCGAGTCGCGGTCGGTGAGGGCGCGGGTGCTCTGCGCGATGAGGGCCTCCACCTTGGCCCCCATCGCGAGCAGCTTCTCGCGCAGGTTGCGCAGGTCCTGCTCGAATGCCTTGTCGGTGTGCGTGGCCGCCATGTCGTCCTGTTCCGCCTTCCGGGGGCTCAGCCGAACTTCCCGGTGACGTAGTCCTCCGTGCGCTTCTCGTGGGGGTTGGTGAAGATCTGCTCCGTGGGGCCGCACTCCACCAATTCGCCCATGTAGAAGAAAGCCGTCCGGTCGCTCACGCGCGCGGCCTGCTGCATGTTGTGGGTCACGATGGCGATGGTGTACGTGGCCTTGAGCTCGTGGATGAGCTCTTCGATCTTCGCCGTGGCGATGGGGTCCAACGCGGACGCGGGCTCGTCCATCAGCAGCACCTCCGGCTCCACCGCCAGGGCGCGCGCGATGCACAGGCGCTGCTGCTGGCCGC
The sequence above is drawn from the Corallococcus sp. NCRR genome and encodes:
- the phoU gene encoding phosphate signaling complex protein PhoU, translated to MAATHTDKAFEQDLRNLREKLLAMGAKVEALIAQSTRALTDRDSALAEQVVGADREVNRLEVDIDDLCRRILALRQPAASDLRLITTALKIVTDLERIGDLAVNIAERAMDLNQVPPLAPYVDTPKLAELAQQQVKKALDAFVSGDAAKAEDVLKGDDLLDALFLKIFNELLAYMMEDSRNIRRATALMFIAKHLERIGDHALNVAEMVIYMVRGKDVRHPRSRDLE
- a CDS encoding response regulator; translated protein: MPAGPRKVLPRSGGCLGRLALDDGARKVLVVDDDADWREFLRVSLEDLGYETTEAADGQEALDSLKRGERFGVMLLDLNMPGMSGLEVVEKLPRAATTPRIVFLTSAAAQDVGSALMSGPHYYLPKGASRDQLSLLLQSLGV
- a CDS encoding ceramide glucosyltransferase gives rise to the protein MLIASSLLLAASAVGLFALLLQALFVRRHRRTVPQAPTHQPGLSILKPLCGVDDDLEANLARFAQLPYPHYEVLLGVKDARDPAYAVARAAQARWPHVMRVVLQEGEPGLNPKVNQLVTLSSEARFDLWVVSDSNTRVGDHYLEEIAAAFEDPTVGCVTHPVAGLGERSFGSLLDNLHLSSSAAAGMIAAKHVADRDIVVGKSMALRREDVEALGGFFSVKDVLAEDYVIGQWVTRKLGKRVVLAHAPVFNVSLRKSVDAFFQRYLRWSVIHRTAVSPSTYAAQALLNPVPLAVLGALIHPSALTGLAALAVALGKVWVDVAVFRSLRPQPVSWRAAPAVLVKDALLFAAWWHGAFRRTVDWRGTRLRVVSGTRLVPMRACGTPATEWIPSNGVG
- a CDS encoding metallophosphoesterase family protein, producing the protein MPISFSMPSLKLAHLSDLHLDMSRESDASASSLVKALAAQEVDHVVVTGDLTHRGSHAEFQRFREHFAPWMETGRLTFIPGNHDRPGEDVGSGFMEGRKVHTVEKAGLFLVCVDSTGEHNRNYFHSHGELTEGVVDEVDRALAQAPKDALVAVLLHHHVMPLPLESFPEWIATKFGLPHASELALGSRLLERVGGRADLVLHGHRHIPSEADLGTPGERGLRVYNSGSSTDLGRFRVFSHMAGRLVGDPAWCQASEPAKPRTAVHNVRPALQYLVGQLGMALF